The Kocuria sp. TGY1127_2 genome includes a window with the following:
- a CDS encoding DUF4345 domain-containing protein: MTHPSSPENNNEQNGHPRGPWENSPESESTGPTGTSRDSAEPSSTAGPGRTEASEPRTRQQPRQPRAEQTRKKTSSTPGPAKTSSKPGKQQDWGIFRAVVALYGLVIIAYGVWQIFAGTASLPGETEDSSATVASSYGALAAVLCGVGAAFVAIAVKFKWANVLWFVCLMIFLGGIGRIFSWAIFGLPHAVMIVVMVLDLVIPPCLLVWHAWISKANRIRTEMSQGAPQAAPRNKRGKKRS; this comes from the coding sequence GTGACTCATCCGTCCAGCCCGGAGAACAACAACGAGCAGAACGGCCACCCCAGGGGCCCGTGGGAAAACAGCCCGGAATCGGAGTCGACCGGTCCGACCGGAACGTCGCGAGATAGCGCCGAGCCGTCCTCGACTGCAGGACCGGGACGGACCGAGGCATCCGAACCTCGGACGAGGCAGCAACCTCGCCAGCCTCGTGCTGAACAGACCCGGAAGAAGACATCCAGCACCCCAGGGCCGGCCAAGACGTCGTCCAAGCCCGGCAAACAGCAGGACTGGGGAATCTTCCGGGCCGTCGTTGCACTCTATGGTTTGGTGATCATTGCATACGGCGTATGGCAGATCTTCGCCGGAACGGCTTCATTGCCTGGTGAGACGGAGGACTCCAGCGCCACCGTGGCCTCGTCGTACGGAGCCCTCGCAGCGGTTCTGTGCGGCGTGGGAGCAGCGTTCGTCGCGATTGCCGTCAAGTTCAAATGGGCCAACGTCCTGTGGTTCGTCTGCCTCATGATCTTCCTCGGCGGAATAGGCCGAATCTTCTCGTGGGCGATTTTCGGACTTCCCCATGCCGTAATGATCGTGGTCATGGTGCTCGACCTCGTGATCCCGCCCTGCCTGCTGGTCTGGCACGCCTGGATCAGCAAGGCCAATCGTATTCGTACCGAAATGTCTCAGGGTGCCCCGCAGGCCGCACCCCGGAACAAACGCGGTAAAAAGCGTTCATAA
- a CDS encoding aldo/keto reductase, which yields MLTHNLRDGHEIPAVGFGTYPMSNAEAEANVAEAIMRGHRLIDTAAQYGNEEGVGRGIHNSGVDREEIFVTTKLAGKDHGYEPTIAAAKESLRKMGLDYLDLYLIHWPNPKVNLYVESWKALIALKDEGLVRSIGTSNFLPEHIDRLGEETSELPVVNQIELQVRQQQEKLRAYHEKNKIVTQAWSPLGRMQGLEDTPELGDIADTIGVTPAQVVLRWMVQNKIVPIPKTSTPERMEENLNVFEWDLSPEQMDVIKRLHTGIAFKGYDPRTHEEF from the coding sequence ATGCTTACTCACAACCTGCGCGATGGCCATGAGATCCCGGCCGTCGGTTTCGGGACCTACCCCATGTCCAATGCCGAGGCGGAGGCCAATGTCGCCGAGGCCATTATGCGCGGTCACCGCTTGATCGACACGGCCGCCCAATACGGAAACGAAGAAGGCGTAGGGCGAGGAATCCACAATTCCGGCGTCGACCGGGAAGAAATTTTCGTGACGACCAAGCTCGCGGGCAAGGACCACGGATACGAGCCGACCATCGCCGCTGCCAAGGAGTCCCTCCGGAAGATGGGTCTGGACTACCTGGACCTTTACTTGATTCATTGGCCCAACCCCAAGGTGAATCTCTACGTCGAATCGTGGAAAGCCTTGATCGCGCTCAAGGACGAAGGACTCGTCCGGTCGATCGGCACCTCCAATTTCCTGCCTGAGCACATCGACCGTCTCGGCGAGGAGACCAGCGAACTTCCGGTGGTCAACCAGATCGAGCTCCAGGTTCGACAGCAGCAGGAAAAGCTCCGTGCATATCACGAGAAGAATAAGATCGTGACTCAAGCGTGGTCACCGCTGGGACGCATGCAAGGCCTCGAGGACACCCCCGAACTGGGCGATATTGCCGACACCATCGGCGTGACCCCGGCCCAGGTCGTTCTTCGATGGATGGTCCAGAACAAAATCGTCCCGATTCCGAAGACCTCGACACCCGAGCGGATGGAAGAGAACCTCAACGTCTTCGAATGGGATCTCAGCCCTGAGCAGATGGACGTCATCAAGCGTCTCCACACGGGGATCGCATTCAAGGGGTACGACCCCCGCACCCACGAAGAGTTCTAG
- the truB gene encoding tRNA pseudouridine(55) synthase TruB, with the protein MARHRDRHDDVPSGLVVVDKPAGLTSHDVVARMRKIIGTRRVGHAGTLDPMATGVLILGVNKATKLLTWVSGESKTYSATIRLGQGTVTDDSEGEVSITADPATVDSLEESAINAAVTELTGRILQVPSSVSAIKVGGVRSYARVRSGQDVELEARPVTIDSFDVHDIRRVTATCEGSRETSVVDVDVTVSCSSGTYIRALARDMGARLGVGGHLTRLNRLNIGEVSIDDSSTLEELAQARDEGRTIPMLSVERAAERIFVRRNLNNDEATSLSNGRWIPPNAQTEAGASEASGKRANDIVPACELAAGFAPDGTLVALAQNQCRRGLDVAVPHLVFRSGTTFPVEAERTADS; encoded by the coding sequence GTGGCACGGCATCGCGACCGCCACGATGACGTTCCCTCGGGCCTCGTCGTCGTCGACAAACCAGCAGGCCTGACCAGCCACGACGTCGTCGCCCGAATGCGGAAGATAATCGGTACGCGGCGTGTCGGTCACGCTGGGACTTTGGACCCGATGGCCACCGGCGTACTCATTCTGGGCGTCAACAAGGCCACCAAATTGCTCACCTGGGTCAGCGGCGAGTCCAAGACCTACAGTGCGACGATCCGACTGGGGCAGGGGACCGTGACCGACGATTCCGAGGGCGAGGTGAGCATCACCGCTGACCCCGCCACTGTGGACTCCCTCGAAGAATCCGCGATCAACGCCGCGGTCACCGAACTGACGGGCCGGATCCTGCAGGTTCCGTCGTCGGTATCCGCGATCAAGGTCGGCGGAGTCAGGTCGTATGCCAGGGTCCGGTCGGGGCAGGACGTCGAGCTCGAGGCCCGTCCGGTTACGATTGATTCCTTCGACGTCCATGACATTCGGCGCGTCACGGCCACATGCGAGGGCTCGAGGGAGACATCCGTGGTCGACGTCGACGTCACGGTTTCGTGTTCCTCCGGCACCTATATTCGGGCGTTGGCCCGCGACATGGGTGCACGGCTCGGTGTGGGAGGCCATCTGACGCGCCTGAACCGATTGAATATCGGCGAGGTATCTATAGACGACTCCTCGACGCTTGAAGAGCTGGCCCAGGCGAGGGACGAAGGCCGTACCATCCCTATGCTTTCGGTCGAACGTGCGGCGGAGAGAATCTTTGTGCGCCGGAATCTGAACAATGACGAGGCAACCTCGCTCTCGAACGGCCGGTGGATCCCCCCAAACGCTCAGACCGAGGCAGGTGCCTCCGAGGCCAGTGGGAAGCGAGCCAACGACATCGTTCCGGCATGCGAATTGGCCGCGGGTTTCGCCCCGGACGGGACCTTGGTTGCGCTGGCCCAGAACCAGTGCCGCCGAGGGCTCGATGTCGCGGTTCCGCACCTCGTGTTTCGATCGGGCACGACTTTTCCGGTCGAAGCGGAAAGGACGGCTGATTCATGA
- a CDS encoding bifunctional riboflavin kinase/FAD synthetase: MDCFRSLDEIPEEFGPTAVTIGNFDGVHRGHARVIKTVVSEAHSAGLQAVAISFDPHPALVHRPDVPHLPIMGLQDSLDLLKELGLDALVLLPYSLEFARETPEDFIRETFVEGLRAKKVVIGADVRFGRDNSGDLTTMQELGGKYDFEVVVVEDLSTDNDLNDLHDEDPHRRCSSTWIRELLAAGDVEAATQLLGRYHRMRGEVIHGAARGRELGFPTANMSPVSDGLIPADGVYAGWLHDEAGMRWPVAISVGSNPTFEGVSRQVEAHVMGRPHEEVEDFDLYGQHVLLEFVAHLRPMVAYEGMDALIRQMSKDVDDAWRVLGSDEA, from the coding sequence GTGGACTGTTTCAGGAGCCTGGACGAGATCCCGGAGGAATTCGGCCCCACGGCGGTGACCATCGGAAATTTCGACGGAGTCCATCGTGGCCATGCACGCGTCATCAAGACGGTCGTTTCGGAAGCCCATTCCGCGGGGCTGCAAGCCGTTGCGATTTCCTTCGATCCCCATCCTGCTTTGGTGCACCGACCGGACGTCCCACACCTACCCATCATGGGCCTGCAAGACAGCCTGGACCTTCTCAAAGAACTTGGGCTGGACGCCCTGGTTCTGCTGCCGTATTCCCTCGAATTTGCGCGCGAGACGCCCGAGGATTTCATCCGGGAAACCTTCGTCGAAGGTCTCCGCGCCAAGAAAGTCGTGATCGGGGCGGACGTCCGGTTCGGCCGCGACAATTCAGGCGATCTGACCACAATGCAGGAACTGGGGGGCAAGTACGACTTTGAGGTCGTCGTGGTCGAGGACCTCTCGACCGACAACGACCTGAACGACCTGCATGACGAAGACCCGCATCGGCGGTGTTCTTCGACCTGGATTCGTGAACTCCTCGCGGCCGGGGACGTTGAGGCCGCAACCCAGTTGTTGGGCCGCTATCACCGGATGCGCGGCGAAGTGATCCATGGTGCTGCTCGGGGACGGGAACTAGGCTTTCCCACGGCGAATATGTCTCCAGTATCCGATGGATTGATCCCTGCCGACGGTGTGTATGCCGGCTGGCTCCATGATGAGGCCGGAATGCGGTGGCCGGTGGCTATTTCCGTGGGGTCGAATCCGACCTTCGAAGGAGTATCACGGCAGGTCGAAGCGCACGTGATGGGGCGGCCGCACGAAGAGGTCGAGGATTTCGACTTGTACGGCCAACATGTGCTGCTGGAATTCGTGGCGCATTTGAGGCCAATGGTCGCCTATGAAGGCATGGACGCGTTGATCCGTCAGATGTCGAAGGACGTCGACGACGCTTGGCGCGTGCTGGGCTCCGACGAAGCCTGA